In the genome of uncultured Pseudomonas sp., the window TCTTCCATATAGCGCTCACCGGTCTTGGCGTGGGTTTTCCACTGGTGCCAGACCTTGGTGTACGGCATCACCAGAATCGGCCCGGTGAGCTGCTGGCGGTAACTGGAACTGCGCGCGATGTCCTGCAGCACCTCGGCGCGCTGGTACTGCCGCTCACTGACCAACCCATCGATCATCGACAGCGGAATCAACAGCAGCAAAATCAGCAGCGCGACAGCGCCCAGCTTGAATCCCAGAATGCGGTTCATGGTGCAACTCTCCGATACGGTTTAGGTAGGCAGAGTCTGGGCAGCGCAGATGGGGGTTTTATGGAGGGCAGATGGAGAGTGCGTGGAGAGTCTGGGCAAACGGCCTGGCGGCACTAGAAGGCGAGTTGAACGCAGCCGCCCCGGCAAACCGGGGCGGCGCAACGCTTAGAAGCGCAGGTTGAAATTGCCCGTGCCGAATATCCCGACCAGGCCAACCACGATCAGATAGATCGCCACGATGTAATTCAGCAAGCGCGGCACCACGAGGATCAGAATACCGGCGATCAGCGAAAGTAGCGGAGTCAGGGCAAGGGTCATAATCGTCACCTCAGGGTTATTGAGCAGCCAGTATGCGCGTGCCACCCAAACCGCACAGCACTATCCACCGCTAAGCCTTTGCTACGCCTGAGGTGCGCAGCAGGCTGAATAGCACTACTCGCCGCGAATGTATTGTTCCAGTTGCTGAATCAGGCTGGCCTGCTCGGCGATGGTGTGTTTGACCAGATCACCGATCGACAATAAGCCAATCAGTTCGCCCTCAGCCAATACCGGTAGATGGCGTAGATGGCGGTCGGTCATTAGCTGCATGCAGTCCTGCGAGGTGTCACGCAGACCGACGGTCAGCACATCGGCGGTCATAATCTCACTGATCGCAATGTCGGCAGCCGAGCGCTCTAACAAGACAATCTTACGCGCGTAGTCACGCTCGCTGACGATGCCCGCCAGGCGCCCCTTATCCAACACCACCAGTGCACCAATGCCCTTTTCGGCCATCAATTTGATGGCCTCGAGTACCGACGTGGTCGGCGTGACGCTATAAACCGCAGCCTGTGGCTTGGCACGGAGGATCTCGGCGACTGTGATCATGCAGTGGCTCCTACTCAGTTTCTTATTAGGGAGTAACAATAAGGATAGTGCCCGGCCTGGCCCTCGTCGCCAACCCATGGGGTCGATCAGAGCACCTGCCCGGACTCAACGCAACCCTTGGCATCAAGCAAGGGCAATGCCAGAGGCCGCGCTCAATCGTCAACGAAACGCGGTAAGCGCAGACACACTTCGACCCCGCCCTGGGCATTACCGATACGCAATGTGCCGCCGTGTAACTGCATCACTTCCTCGACAAAATTCAGCCCCAAACCGGTGCTTTTGCGCCCGCTGCTGGGGCGCGGCAGCGAATAGAAGCGCTCGCTCAGGCGCGCCAGGGCGTAATCCGGAATGGCCTCGCCTTGGTTAAACAGGCGCAGTTCGAGCTGTTCACCCAGGCGTTCGGCGCTGAAGCGCAGCAGCCCCCCCAGAGGCGTGAAGTCCAGGGCGTTATCCAGCAAATTGCTGAGTGCCTGACGCAGTACAAATGCCTCACCGCAGGCACTTAACTCCGCGGCAATCAGGTTCTCAATACGTAATTCAGCGGCGGATATTCGCGCCATTTGCGCCTGTAACAAGGCATCAACCAGCGCCCGCAGCGGCACCGCGACCTGCTCTTCCAGCCCCTGACGCTGCTCAACCTGAGCCAGGTGCAGCAACCGCTCGATCAGCTGCTGCATGCGCGCGCTTTCCTGATCGATATTGGCGACGAAGCGCTGGCGTTGTGCGGCGGGCATCTCGCTATCGAGCAATTCCGCCGCGCCGCGAATCGCCGCCAGCGGGCTTTTCAGTTCGTGGGTCAGGGTGTGCACGTAGCGCTCGACATAGGCCTTGCCCTCCAGCTCAGTGCGCATGCGCTCTATGGCCTCGGCCAGTTGCGCCAACTCACCGCCACGTACGCTGGGCAACTCCGCACGTTGCCCGGCACTCACCGCCTGCGCGTAGCGGGTCAACTTGCGCAGCGCGGCACTGAGCCACCAGGAGAGAAATGCACCAATCAATAAGCCCAATACGATCAAGCCACCGCCAAGCCAGGCCAGGCGCTGCTCAGAGCGCTCGATATAGGGCTGCAGCGTGCGGTTGGGTTTGGCCACCGAGACCACGCCGATAATCTGCGCGCCATCCATAATCGGCGCGGCCACGTACATCACCGAAGAGTCGGGGTCGCTGGGGTCTTCCTTGGTGGAGCGCGCCCCGTATTCGCCGCGCAGGGTGCGCAGTACATCGTTCCAGCGTGAATAGTCCTGCCCCACCGCCGTGCCCGTGGAGTCCAGCAAGACCATACCTTGAGCATCGGTAACATAGATGCGGTGGTTGACCTGGGTTTTCTCCACACCCCAAATCTGCGCCTGCGGCTGGCGCTGACCGTAAGCCTGCAACACCTGCGGCAAGCGACTCTGCTGCAAGCGCCCGGCCTTGACCTCGTCACGCAGAATTTCCGCCAGCAGGTTGGCGGTATCGACCAGGGTTTCTTCGGTGGACTGGCGCACCCCTGGGCGGATTTCATCCATCACCGTGCTCAGGACAAACCAGCCGGCCAGGCCAACAAACAGGAAGTACACCAGGAAGATGCGAATCCCCAGCGGCATCAGGCGTGTCTCGGCGAATAGCTGTAGCCAAGGCCGCGATGAGTCTGGATCGGCTCGGCATTGGTGCTCACCTGACGCAGCTTGGCGCGCAGACTCTTGATATGGCTGTCGATCGTGCGCTCGTAACCAACATCAGCCGCCACGCCCAAGCCATCAAGCAACTGCTCGCGGGAGAACACCCGCTCGGGCTGCGCCAGCAGGCTTTGTAGCAGGCGGAACTCGTGGCGAGTCAGGCTCAGCAACTGCTCGTGGTAGTGAATTTGTACACGCTCAACATCTAGCCGAAACGGCCTGTTGCTTAGGCATTCGGCCTCAACTTGCCGTGGCGCCATGCGCTTGAGAATGGCCTTGACCCGCGCCGCCACTTCACGCGGGCTGAACGGTTTGACCACGTAATCGTCGGCACCGATTTCCAGGCCCACCACCCGGTCGATTTCCTCGCTGCGCGCCGTAAGAAAAATCACCGGCACCTCGGAAAATCGCCGCAGGCGTTTGCACGCCTCAAAACCGCTGATATCCGGCAGGCCGACATCAAGAATCAGCAGATCAGCCGGTTTGCACTGCTGCTCCGCCAACGCCTGCTCGGCCAGGCTGACCCAGCGAGTGGTGAAGCCTTCGCTTTGCAGGGCGAAAATCAAGGTGTCGGCAATCGCGGCTTCGTCTTCGACAATCAGAATGTGCGGCATGGGCGTCCTGCTCGTGGCAACTCGGCGAGGAGCCTGCGGCAGGCCGCTGCCAGCGTCAAGGCTGGTCGCAGAGCAGTAGGATGGGTTAGCGGCGCCAAGCCTTGAACCCAACAAAATCCACGCAGACGGAGCGCCGCGCAACCCACCACCTTGCGAGCCCCGCCGACCGCTGGTGGGTTACGGCGCTGCCACATGCGCACCATCCGGTAAAACCCCGACATGCGCCTAACCCACCCTACCGGTCGCGACGAGTCGGTCAATCAAGCTTGAAGCGCGCGGTGTTCTGCGCCAACACCTGGCTGCCCTGGCGCAGTTGTTCGGCGGCACTGCTCACCGCCTGCGCCCCTTCAAGCAAGACACTGGCGGCCTGGTCGACCTGTTGAATATTGCCGCTGACCTCATCGGCGGTGGCGGCTTGTTGCTCGGCGGCGGTGGCGATCTGCGCCAAGCGGTCGGTCACCCGTTGCACCGACTCAACAATCGCGTCCAAGTCATCACCCATGGCCAGCACGCTGCCAACATCACCCTCGGCCTGACGCACCGCATCTTCCATCTGCGTCACCGACTGACCGACCACGCGGTGCAGGTTGGCCACGGTTTCGGCAATCTCCGCTGTGGAGTTCTGCGTGCGCTGCGACAACGAGCGCACCTCGTCGGCGACCACGGCAAAACCGCGCCCCTGTTCGCCAGCCCGCGCGGCCTCAATAGCGGCATTCAGCGCCAGCAGGTTGGTTTGTTCGGCGATGCCCTTGATCACATCCACCACGCGGGTGATCTGCTCGGTCTGCGTGCGCAGCTGCTGCAAGGTGCTGGCGCTGTCGCCCAACCGGCTGCTGAGCTGACGCATGCTTTCGCTGGTGCGGTTGCTGCGTTGATTGCTCTGGTTGGCGATCTCGCGAGTCTGCTTGGCCTCCACTGCGGCCTGCTCGCAACTCTGCGCCACGCTTTGTGCCGTGGCCGCCATTTGCGTGGCGGCCGCCGCAATCTGGCTCATTTGCGCCTGCTGCTGCTCCACCGACTGCAAGGCATTGTGCGCCTCGCCATTGAGTACCTGCACAGTGCCGCCCAGTTGCTGGCTTTGCTGATTAACCCCCTGCATCGAGCCGCGCAACTGGTCGACTGCACTATTCAGGGCCATGGCGATGCTGGCCAGATCATCCGCTCCGTGTACCTGCATGCGTGCGCACAGGTCGCCATCGCGCAGGCCTTCGGCCGCGACGATAATCCCGGCGGTGCTGCGGCGGATTGAGGCATTCAGGCAGAACAAGACATACAGCGCCAACAGGGTCAGCAGGCTGAAGACCCCAATCGTCTTGAACATAGTGCTCAACGCCTGCTGGCGATAGTCACCGAGGCTCGCCGCAAACTGCTGATACAGCGCCGCCTGTAGATTCAACAACTGGCTCTGCAGGGCTTCGATACGCTGCACGAACTGCGCAGGAGTCAACGCCATCGGGCTGGCCTCGAACATGTCGCGGTCAATCCCCGCGAGAAAGGCTTGGTAACCTTGCAGCGCCTCGTCATAGGGCGATTGCAGTTGACGCATGGCGCGCGGTGCTTCAAGCCCCAAGGTCGATTGCGCCTTGAGCAATTGACTGTGCGACTCATCCAGGCTGCGCCGCAGATCACGAATCAACACCCGGCTCTGCAGGGTGAAGTGCTGCGACACCACAGCGCCATAACCCTGGCTGGCAAAGTCGCCCAATTGTTCGAGCAGGCGCGGCAAGGTGTAGGTCAGCTGCTCCATCATCAGGTAGGTGTCGAGGTTCGGGTCGAGGATCAGGCCGCTGTCAGTGGCCACCTGTTCACGCAGGGCAAGCAGGCCCAGGAGGTTCTTTTGGTAACGTTCGAGGGCATCCGGCAGGGCCAACTTACCCAGTACATCAACACCCAACTCGGCCTGCCCAGCACTGATGCCCTGCCAATGCTGGCGGGCCTGGTCACTCAGCAGCGCTGATTTGAGTGGCTGCTCCAGCGCCTGCAAGGCCGGCGCAAGGTGAGCGGCGCGCTCACGCAACAGCGCTTCGGCGGCCGTCTCGGTGCCCTTCCAGCGCGCCAGCAGGGTGCGCTGCTCAATCAGCGCCTGTTGCACGCCGGCCATGCCCTGCAGGGCCTTGCTGCCTTCCAGCTCATGCTCGATGGCGTTGAGCCGATCGAGGTTATTGCTGCTGATCACCCACAATGAAAAACCCAACGGCAAGGCAAACAACACGAACACCAGCTGAAACTTGCGCGCGAAGCTGAACCGCTCCAACAACCGCACACCCGGTTTGAGTACTCCCGTCATACACACCTCAACCTGAGAAGGGCGGCCAGTTCGGGCCGCGCCAAAGCTAAGTCAAAGCAAAAAGCACGCCCAAGCGGCGCGCCTGGCGGTCGTAATGTGTGCAGCAGGAGTGAAAGACAGGAAGCACTGAGGCACGGGGCGCCTACCTCCGCGCAGGCGCTTAACCGGCTAGGCCACTCCAGAGTTCGTCGACATGGCGAAACCCCCACTTCTCGGCCGTCTCGCGGCCGACGATTTTGTCACGCCCAGCCAATTGGCTGAGGTCGATGACTTCGCGCGCAATCGGCATTTTGCTCTTGGCCGAAAAAAATACTTTGACCATGGGCGTCAACAGGGAGCCGGTTTTCTGCTCCATGACCACACCAATGCGTCCGCTTTCCAGGCGCACCAACGAGCCCACCGGGTAGATGCCCACAGCTTTGACAAATGCCTGGAACACCAGGGGGTCAAAATGGCCTTTCCACTCAGCCATCTTGCGGATGGACTCGCCAGGGTCCCAACCGTTCTTATACGGTCGGTTGGAGGTCACCGCGTCATACACATCACACACCGCGCCCATCCGCGCGTACAGGCTGATTTGCTCACCGGCCAGACGATGCGGGTAGCCCGTGCCGTCGATTTTTTCGTGGTGATGCAAGCACACATCCAGCACCAGCGCGCCGACCTGCTTGCTGTCGAGCAACATCTGCGAACCGGCTACAGGATGGTCGCGCATCGTGGCGAACTCGTTGTCAGTCAGCTTGCTGGGCTTATTTAGGATGTCATTGGGAATAGCCATTTTGCCGATGTCATGCAACAGACCGGCAAGCCCGGCTTCACGCACCTGAACATCATCCAAGCCCAGCTGGCGGGCCAGGGCAATCATCAGCGCGCAGACGGCCACTGAGTGCATGTAGGTGTATTCATTGGCATTTTTCAGGCGCGCCAGGCTGATCAGGGCATTGGGATGGCGCAACACTGACTCGGAGATTTCCTCGACCAGCTCGCCGGCCTGCTCAAACTGCAAGGCCTGGCCCATGCGTGCATCGCCAAACATGCTGATGACTGCGGCCTTGGCAGTGGCACATAGCTTGACCGCACGCTGCAGTTCTTCCTCCATCGACGAGGTCAGCGCTTCTGGCTGGCTATGCGCCACTGCCAACAGATCTGCCTCGGTTTGCGCCGCCACTTCCTCAGTGCTGGCACTGACGGTGCCTTGGGCAACATCCAGGCCTTTACTGACGTCAATCCACAACTCGCCAACGCTGCTGGCTTGAACCCGCTGCAGGTCTTTCTCGCTCTCAAGGCGAAACTTTGACTTCCAGAAAGGATGGTCCATCCAGGAGCCACAGAACTCGTGGATGTACATACCGACACGGACGTCGGCAACAGCGATGCGCTTCAGCATGGATTACACCCGGACAAGACAAGAACCAACGGCTGTAAACAGCGTAGATGATCAGGCGGGCTATATTACTGGGAACCTAGGGAGTGGGTGGCAATAAGATATCAGCGCAGAAAGATGGCTCACCTGCATGATGCAACCACCTTAAATCAGCGCTGAAAATGGATTTTTAGCTACTTTTAGCCGAAGTAACAGTGTTTTCCTGTAAATACACGCCAACAAGCTAACTTAGACGCGTTGCCTTGCGCCCGTCCATGCAGCTGAAATCGCCCTAAAACCGCGACTCATGCACGCCTGAGCATCGCCGCCACAGGTCGAGGGATGTCCAGCAAACCAATAACACTGACCGACAGCCCGGCTTTGCACGCCAAAACCCGCAGGCAATCGCGGTTAAATCCAGCCAAAAAAATCACCCACCCTGAGCACAGCCTACGCGAAATAATCAGGCCTTTTTTTACCCCGTCAGCCGTCGCCATTCTGCGCGGATTTATTGCCCTCTCGCGGTCGTTTTTTTAGCAAGCGATACAGAGGCTTTTCGGTTTTAGACTGAACAGTCAATCAACAAAAACCTCCAAAAAAGGCATTAGCGCAAAAAAAATTAGCGCTTTTTGCGATTGCAGCGCAGCCCCCTAACCGCCTTACCTGTGGCCATTTCAAACACTGCGAACCACGGCTGGCGCGGCCTCCAGCCTTGGCCATGACAGGGAAACATCTGTTATTGTTTTTAAAGGCAGTCGCTAGGCCGCCGCACTTCAGCGTACTTATTCACGCGATTTGCACCGCTGATCGTTAACGGTTTTTTGGCGCTGATCACGACCCGCTGAAGTTGTTCGTCGAGGCGAACGCGACCTGGCTGACTATCGAACTGACAACGCACCTCCTAACGAGATGTGTTT includes:
- a CDS encoding methyl-accepting chemotaxis protein, with the protein product MTGVLKPGVRLLERFSFARKFQLVFVLFALPLGFSLWVISSNNLDRLNAIEHELEGSKALQGMAGVQQALIEQRTLLARWKGTETAAEALLRERAAHLAPALQALEQPLKSALLSDQARQHWQGISAGQAELGVDVLGKLALPDALERYQKNLLGLLALREQVATDSGLILDPNLDTYLMMEQLTYTLPRLLEQLGDFASQGYGAVVSQHFTLQSRVLIRDLRRSLDESHSQLLKAQSTLGLEAPRAMRQLQSPYDEALQGYQAFLAGIDRDMFEASPMALTPAQFVQRIEALQSQLLNLQAALYQQFAASLGDYRQQALSTMFKTIGVFSLLTLLALYVLFCLNASIRRSTAGIIVAAEGLRDGDLCARMQVHGADDLASIAMALNSAVDQLRGSMQGVNQQSQQLGGTVQVLNGEAHNALQSVEQQQAQMSQIAAAATQMAATAQSVAQSCEQAAVEAKQTREIANQSNQRSNRTSESMRQLSSRLGDSASTLQQLRTQTEQITRVVDVIKGIAEQTNLLALNAAIEAARAGEQGRGFAVVADEVRSLSQRTQNSTAEIAETVANLHRVVGQSVTQMEDAVRQAEGDVGSVLAMGDDLDAIVESVQRVTDRLAQIATAAEQQAATADEVSGNIQQVDQAASVLLEGAQAVSSAAEQLRQGSQVLAQNTARFKLD
- the creB gene encoding two-component system response regulator CreB — translated: MPHILIVEDEAAIADTLIFALQSEGFTTRWVSLAEQALAEQQCKPADLLILDVGLPDISGFEACKRLRRFSEVPVIFLTARSEEIDRVVGLEIGADDYVVKPFSPREVAARVKAILKRMAPRQVEAECLSNRPFRLDVERVQIHYHEQLLSLTRHEFRLLQSLLAQPERVFSREQLLDGLGVAADVGYERTIDSHIKSLRAKLRQVSTNAEPIQTHRGLGYSYSPRHA
- a CDS encoding HD-GYP domain-containing protein, which encodes MLKRIAVADVRVGMYIHEFCGSWMDHPFWKSKFRLESEKDLQRVQASSVGELWIDVSKGLDVAQGTVSASTEEVAAQTEADLLAVAHSQPEALTSSMEEELQRAVKLCATAKAAVISMFGDARMGQALQFEQAGELVEEISESVLRHPNALISLARLKNANEYTYMHSVAVCALMIALARQLGLDDVQVREAGLAGLLHDIGKMAIPNDILNKPSKLTDNEFATMRDHPVAGSQMLLDSKQVGALVLDVCLHHHEKIDGTGYPHRLAGEQISLYARMGAVCDVYDAVTSNRPYKNGWDPGESIRKMAEWKGHFDPLVFQAFVKAVGIYPVGSLVRLESGRIGVVMEQKTGSLLTPMVKVFFSAKSKMPIAREVIDLSQLAGRDKIVGRETAEKWGFRHVDELWSGLAG
- a CDS encoding DUF3096 domain-containing protein; this translates as MTLALTPLLSLIAGILILVVPRLLNYIVAIYLIVVGLVGIFGTGNFNLRF
- the creC gene encoding two-component system sensor histidine kinase CreC, which gives rise to MPLGIRIFLVYFLFVGLAGWFVLSTVMDEIRPGVRQSTEETLVDTANLLAEILRDEVKAGRLQQSRLPQVLQAYGQRQPQAQIWGVEKTQVNHRIYVTDAQGMVLLDSTGTAVGQDYSRWNDVLRTLRGEYGARSTKEDPSDPDSSVMYVAAPIMDGAQIIGVVSVAKPNRTLQPYIERSEQRLAWLGGGLIVLGLLIGAFLSWWLSAALRKLTRYAQAVSAGQRAELPSVRGGELAQLAEAIERMRTELEGKAYVERYVHTLTHELKSPLAAIRGAAELLDSEMPAAQRQRFVANIDQESARMQQLIERLLHLAQVEQRQGLEEQVAVPLRALVDALLQAQMARISAAELRIENLIAAELSACGEAFVLRQALSNLLDNALDFTPLGGLLRFSAERLGEQLELRLFNQGEAIPDYALARLSERFYSLPRPSSGRKSTGLGLNFVEEVMQLHGGTLRIGNAQGGVEVCLRLPRFVDD
- a CDS encoding CBS domain-containing protein; protein product: MITVAEILRAKPQAAVYSVTPTTSVLEAIKLMAEKGIGALVVLDKGRLAGIVSERDYARKIVLLERSAADIAISEIMTADVLTVGLRDTSQDCMQLMTDRHLRHLPVLAEGELIGLLSIGDLVKHTIAEQASLIQQLEQYIRGE